A window of the Chionomys nivalis chromosome 25, mChiNiv1.1, whole genome shotgun sequence genome harbors these coding sequences:
- the Appl2 gene encoding DCC-interacting protein 13-beta isoform X4: MPAVDKLLLEEALQDSPQTRSLLSVFEEDAGTLTDYTNQLLQAMQRVYGAQNEMCLATQQLSKQLLAYEKQNFALGKGDEEVISTLHYFSKVMDELNGLHTELAKQLADTMVLPVIRFREKDLTEVSTLKDLFGLASNEHDLSMAKYSRLPKKKENERVKTEVGKEVASARRKQHLSSLQYYCALNALQYRKRMAMMEPLIGFAHGQINFFKRGAEMFSKSMDGFLSSVTGMVQSIQVELEAEADKMRVSQQELLSVDESVYTPDSDVATPQINRNLIQKAGYLNLRNKTGLVTTTWERLYFFTQGGNLMCQPRGAVAGGLIQDLDNCSVMAVDCEDRRYCFQISTPSGKPGIILQAESRKEYEEWICAVNNISRQIYLTDNPEAVAIKLNQTALQAVTPITSFGKKQESSCSSQNMKNSDTENDKTVPQAAGSPPDTEELIAPGTPIQFDIVLPASEFLDQNRGSRRTNPFGESEDASFPEAEDSLLQQMFIVRFLGSMAVKTDHTTEVIYEAMRQVLAARAIHNIFRMTESHLMVTSQTLRLIDPQTQVSRACFELTSVTQFAAHQENKRLVGFVIRVPESTGEESLSTYIFESNSEGEKICYAINLGKEIIEVQKHCCSCCINFLARTQPG; encoded by the exons ACGCGCTCCTTGCTGAGTGTATTTGAAGAAGATGCTGGCACCCTCACAGACTACACCAACCAGCTGCTGCAGGCCATGCAACGTGTCTATGGAGCACAG AACGAAATGTGCCTGGCCACTCAGCAGCTCTCGAAGCAGCTACTGGCATATGAAAAACAG AATTTTGCTCTGGGCAAAGGCGATGAAGAGGTCATTTCTACACTACATTATTTTtccaaagtgatggatgag CTCAATGGTCTCCACACAGAGCTGGCCAAGCAGCTGGCAGACACTATGGTTCTTCCTGTCATACGGTTTCGCGAAAAGGACCTCACAG AAGTCAGCACTTTGAAGGATCTCTTTGGGCTCGCCAGCAATG AGCATGACCTTTCAATGGCAAAGTACAGCAGGCTCCCTAAGAAGAAGGAGAACGAGCGG GTGAAGACTGAAGTCGGGAAAGAGGTGGCGTCTGCGCGGCGGAAGCAGCACCTGTCTTCCCTCCAGTACTACTGCGCACTCAACGCGCTGCAGTACCGCAAGCGGATGGCGATGATGGAACCCTTGATAGGCTTTGCCCACGGACAG ATTAACTTTTTCAAGAGAGGAGCAGAGATGTTCTCCAAAAGTATGGACGGGTTCTTGTCATCCGTTACAGGCATGGTTCAGAG CATTCAGGTGgaactggaagctgaggcagacaaGATGCGCGTGTCCCAGCAGGAGCTGCTTTCGGTCGATGAATCTGTTTACACTCCGGACAGTGATGTGGCCACACCACAGATCAACAGGAACCTCATCCAGAAGGCTGGCTACCTCAATCTCAGAAA CAAGACAGGACTGGTCACCACCACCTGGGAGAGGCTGTACTTCTTCACGCAAGGCGGGAACCTCATGTGCCAGCCCAGGGGAGCCGTGGCCGGAGGCCTGATTCAGGACCTGGACAACTGCTCTGTGATGGCCGTGGACTGCGAGGACCGGCGATACTGCTTCCAGATCTCCACGCCCAGCGGCAAACC GGGGATAATTCTCCAAGCAGAGAGCAGAAAGGAATACGAAGAG TGGATATGTGCGGTAAACAACATCTCCAGGCAGATCTACCTGACAGACAACCCAGAG GCCGTAGCCATCAAGCTGAACCAGACGGCTCTTCAGGCGGTGACTCCAATTACAAGCTTTGGGAAAAAACAAGAAAGCTCTTGCTCCAG tcaAAACATGAAAAATTCAGACACAGAAAATGACAAGACTGTTCCACAAGCAGCAGGCAGCCCTCCTGACACAGAGGAACTGATTGCACCAGGGACACCCATTCAGTTTGATATTGTACTTCCTGCATCAGAATTCCTCGATCAGAACAGGGGCAGCAG GCGCACCAACCCTTTCGGTGAGTCGGAGGATGCGTCCTTCCCCGAAGCAGAAG ATTCTCTTCTGCAGCAGATGTTCATCGTTCGGTTTTTGGGGTCAATGGCAGTTAAGACAGATCACACTACTGAAGTGATTTATGAAGCAATGAGACAAGTCCTGGCTGCTCGGGCTATCCACAACATCTTCCGCATGACAGAGTCCCATCTGATGGTTACCAGTCAAACTCTGAG GTTGATAGACCCTCAAACTCAAGTGTCAAGAGCCTGC TTTGAACTTACCAGTGTCACACAGTTTGCTgctcatcaagaaaacaaaagactggTTGGCTTTGTCATCCGAGTGCCGGAGTCCACAGGAGAAGAGTCCCTGAGCACATACATTTTTGAAAGCAACTCAGAAGGCGAAaag ATATGTTATGCTATTAATTTGGGGAAAGAAATTATTGAGGTCCAAAAG cactgctgcagctgctgcattAACTTCCTTGCTCGCACTCAGCCCGGCTAG
- the Appl2 gene encoding DCC-interacting protein 13-beta isoform X5 yields MPAVDKLLLEEALQDSPQTRSLLSVFEEDAGTLTDYTNQLLQAMQRVYGAQNEMCLATQQLSKQLLAYEKQNFALGKGDEEVISTLHYFSKVMDELNGLHTELAKQLADTMVLPVIRFREKDLTEVSTLKDLFGLASNEHDLSMAKYSRLPKKKENERVKTEVGKEVASARRKQHLSSLQYYCALNALQYRKRMAMMEPLIGFAHGQINFFKRGAEMFSKSMDGFLSSVTGMVQSIQVELEAEADKMRVSQQELLSVDESVYTPDSDVATPQINRNLIQKAGYLNLRNKTGLVTTTWERLYFFTQGGNLMCQPRGAVAGGLIQDLDNCSVMAVDCEDRRYCFQISTPSGKPGIILQAESRKEYEEWICAVNNISRQIYLTDNPEAVAIKLNQTALQAVTPITSFGKKQESSCSSQNMKNSDTENDKTVPQAAGSPPDTEELIAPGTPIQFDIVLPASEFLDQNRGSRRTNPFGESEDASFPEAEDSLLQQMFIVRFLGSMAVKTDHTTEVIYEAMRQVLAARAIHNIFRMTESHLMVTSQTLRLIDPQTQVSRACFELTSVTQFAAHQENKRLVGFVIRVPESTGEESLSTYIFESNSEGEKICYAINLGKEIIEVQKAH; encoded by the exons ACGCGCTCCTTGCTGAGTGTATTTGAAGAAGATGCTGGCACCCTCACAGACTACACCAACCAGCTGCTGCAGGCCATGCAACGTGTCTATGGAGCACAG AACGAAATGTGCCTGGCCACTCAGCAGCTCTCGAAGCAGCTACTGGCATATGAAAAACAG AATTTTGCTCTGGGCAAAGGCGATGAAGAGGTCATTTCTACACTACATTATTTTtccaaagtgatggatgag CTCAATGGTCTCCACACAGAGCTGGCCAAGCAGCTGGCAGACACTATGGTTCTTCCTGTCATACGGTTTCGCGAAAAGGACCTCACAG AAGTCAGCACTTTGAAGGATCTCTTTGGGCTCGCCAGCAATG AGCATGACCTTTCAATGGCAAAGTACAGCAGGCTCCCTAAGAAGAAGGAGAACGAGCGG GTGAAGACTGAAGTCGGGAAAGAGGTGGCGTCTGCGCGGCGGAAGCAGCACCTGTCTTCCCTCCAGTACTACTGCGCACTCAACGCGCTGCAGTACCGCAAGCGGATGGCGATGATGGAACCCTTGATAGGCTTTGCCCACGGACAG ATTAACTTTTTCAAGAGAGGAGCAGAGATGTTCTCCAAAAGTATGGACGGGTTCTTGTCATCCGTTACAGGCATGGTTCAGAG CATTCAGGTGgaactggaagctgaggcagacaaGATGCGCGTGTCCCAGCAGGAGCTGCTTTCGGTCGATGAATCTGTTTACACTCCGGACAGTGATGTGGCCACACCACAGATCAACAGGAACCTCATCCAGAAGGCTGGCTACCTCAATCTCAGAAA CAAGACAGGACTGGTCACCACCACCTGGGAGAGGCTGTACTTCTTCACGCAAGGCGGGAACCTCATGTGCCAGCCCAGGGGAGCCGTGGCCGGAGGCCTGATTCAGGACCTGGACAACTGCTCTGTGATGGCCGTGGACTGCGAGGACCGGCGATACTGCTTCCAGATCTCCACGCCCAGCGGCAAACC GGGGATAATTCTCCAAGCAGAGAGCAGAAAGGAATACGAAGAG TGGATATGTGCGGTAAACAACATCTCCAGGCAGATCTACCTGACAGACAACCCAGAG GCCGTAGCCATCAAGCTGAACCAGACGGCTCTTCAGGCGGTGACTCCAATTACAAGCTTTGGGAAAAAACAAGAAAGCTCTTGCTCCAG tcaAAACATGAAAAATTCAGACACAGAAAATGACAAGACTGTTCCACAAGCAGCAGGCAGCCCTCCTGACACAGAGGAACTGATTGCACCAGGGACACCCATTCAGTTTGATATTGTACTTCCTGCATCAGAATTCCTCGATCAGAACAGGGGCAGCAG GCGCACCAACCCTTTCGGTGAGTCGGAGGATGCGTCCTTCCCCGAAGCAGAAG ATTCTCTTCTGCAGCAGATGTTCATCGTTCGGTTTTTGGGGTCAATGGCAGTTAAGACAGATCACACTACTGAAGTGATTTATGAAGCAATGAGACAAGTCCTGGCTGCTCGGGCTATCCACAACATCTTCCGCATGACAGAGTCCCATCTGATGGTTACCAGTCAAACTCTGAG GTTGATAGACCCTCAAACTCAAGTGTCAAGAGCCTGC TTTGAACTTACCAGTGTCACACAGTTTGCTgctcatcaagaaaacaaaagactggTTGGCTTTGTCATCCGAGTGCCGGAGTCCACAGGAGAAGAGTCCCTGAGCACATACATTTTTGAAAGCAACTCAGAAGGCGAAaag ATATGTTATGCTATTAATTTGGGGAAAGAAATTATTGAGGTCCAAAAG
- the Appl2 gene encoding DCC-interacting protein 13-beta isoform X2 yields the protein MPAVDKLLLEEALQDSPQTRSLLSVFEEDAGTLTDYTNQLLQAMQRVYGAQNEMCLATQQLSKQLLAYEKQNFALGKGDEEVISTLHYFSKVMDELNGLHTELAKQLADTMVLPVIRFREKDLTEVSTLKDLFGLASNEHDLSMAKYSRLPKKKENERVKTEVGKEVASARRKQHLSSLQYYCALNALQYRKRMAMMEPLIGFAHGQINFFKRGAEMFSKSMDGFLSSVTGMVQSIQVELEAEADKMRVSQQELLSVDESVYTPDSDVATPQINRNLIQKAGYLNLRNKTGLVTTTWERLYFFTQGGNLMCQPRGAVAGGLIQDLDNCSVMAVDCEDRRYCFQISTPSGKPGIILQAESRKEYEEWICAVNNISRQIYLTDNPEAVAIKLNQTALQAVTPITSFGKKQESSCSSQNMKNSDTENDKTVPQAAGSPPDTEELIAPGTPIQFDIVLPASEFLDQNRGSRRTNPFGESEDASFPEAEDSLLQQMFIVRFLGSMAVKTDHTTEVIYEAMRQVLAARAIHNIFRMTESHLMVTSQTLRLIDPQTQVSRACFELTSVTQFAAHQENKRLVGFVIRVPESTGEESLSTYIFESNSEGEKICYAINLGKEIIEVQKDPEALAQLMLSVPLTNDGKYVLLNDQSDGTGGSPGTLT from the exons ACGCGCTCCTTGCTGAGTGTATTTGAAGAAGATGCTGGCACCCTCACAGACTACACCAACCAGCTGCTGCAGGCCATGCAACGTGTCTATGGAGCACAG AACGAAATGTGCCTGGCCACTCAGCAGCTCTCGAAGCAGCTACTGGCATATGAAAAACAG AATTTTGCTCTGGGCAAAGGCGATGAAGAGGTCATTTCTACACTACATTATTTTtccaaagtgatggatgag CTCAATGGTCTCCACACAGAGCTGGCCAAGCAGCTGGCAGACACTATGGTTCTTCCTGTCATACGGTTTCGCGAAAAGGACCTCACAG AAGTCAGCACTTTGAAGGATCTCTTTGGGCTCGCCAGCAATG AGCATGACCTTTCAATGGCAAAGTACAGCAGGCTCCCTAAGAAGAAGGAGAACGAGCGG GTGAAGACTGAAGTCGGGAAAGAGGTGGCGTCTGCGCGGCGGAAGCAGCACCTGTCTTCCCTCCAGTACTACTGCGCACTCAACGCGCTGCAGTACCGCAAGCGGATGGCGATGATGGAACCCTTGATAGGCTTTGCCCACGGACAG ATTAACTTTTTCAAGAGAGGAGCAGAGATGTTCTCCAAAAGTATGGACGGGTTCTTGTCATCCGTTACAGGCATGGTTCAGAG CATTCAGGTGgaactggaagctgaggcagacaaGATGCGCGTGTCCCAGCAGGAGCTGCTTTCGGTCGATGAATCTGTTTACACTCCGGACAGTGATGTGGCCACACCACAGATCAACAGGAACCTCATCCAGAAGGCTGGCTACCTCAATCTCAGAAA CAAGACAGGACTGGTCACCACCACCTGGGAGAGGCTGTACTTCTTCACGCAAGGCGGGAACCTCATGTGCCAGCCCAGGGGAGCCGTGGCCGGAGGCCTGATTCAGGACCTGGACAACTGCTCTGTGATGGCCGTGGACTGCGAGGACCGGCGATACTGCTTCCAGATCTCCACGCCCAGCGGCAAACC GGGGATAATTCTCCAAGCAGAGAGCAGAAAGGAATACGAAGAG TGGATATGTGCGGTAAACAACATCTCCAGGCAGATCTACCTGACAGACAACCCAGAG GCCGTAGCCATCAAGCTGAACCAGACGGCTCTTCAGGCGGTGACTCCAATTACAAGCTTTGGGAAAAAACAAGAAAGCTCTTGCTCCAG tcaAAACATGAAAAATTCAGACACAGAAAATGACAAGACTGTTCCACAAGCAGCAGGCAGCCCTCCTGACACAGAGGAACTGATTGCACCAGGGACACCCATTCAGTTTGATATTGTACTTCCTGCATCAGAATTCCTCGATCAGAACAGGGGCAGCAG GCGCACCAACCCTTTCGGTGAGTCGGAGGATGCGTCCTTCCCCGAAGCAGAAG ATTCTCTTCTGCAGCAGATGTTCATCGTTCGGTTTTTGGGGTCAATGGCAGTTAAGACAGATCACACTACTGAAGTGATTTATGAAGCAATGAGACAAGTCCTGGCTGCTCGGGCTATCCACAACATCTTCCGCATGACAGAGTCCCATCTGATGGTTACCAGTCAAACTCTGAG GTTGATAGACCCTCAAACTCAAGTGTCAAGAGCCTGC TTTGAACTTACCAGTGTCACACAGTTTGCTgctcatcaagaaaacaaaagactggTTGGCTTTGTCATCCGAGTGCCGGAGTCCACAGGAGAAGAGTCCCTGAGCACATACATTTTTGAAAGCAACTCAGAAGGCGAAaag ATATGTTATGCTATTAATTTGGGGAAAGAAATTATTGAGGTCCAAAAG
- the Appl2 gene encoding DCC-interacting protein 13-beta isoform X1, which produces MPAVDKLLLEEALQDSPQTRSLLSVFEEDAGTLTDYTNQLLQAMQRVYGAQNEMCLATQQLSKQLLAYEKQNFALGKGDEEVISTLHYFSKVMDELNGLHTELAKQLADTMVLPVIRFREKDLTEVSTLKDLFGLASNEHDLSMAKYSRLPKKKENERVKTEVGKEVASARRKQHLSSLQYYCALNALQYRKRMAMMEPLIGFAHGQINFFKRGAEMFSKSMDGFLSSVTGMVQSIQVELEAEADKMRVSQQELLSVDESVYTPDSDVATPQINRNLIQKAGYLNLRNKTGLVTTTWERLYFFTQGGNLMCQPRGAVAGGLIQDLDNCSVMAVDCEDRRYCFQISTPSGKPGIILQAESRKEYEEWICAVNNISRQIYLTDNPEAVAIKLNQTALQAVTPITSFGKKQESSCSSQNMKNSDTENDKTVPQAAGSPPDTEELIAPGTPIQFDIVLPASEFLDQNRGSRRTNPFGESEDASFPEAEDSLLQQMFIVRFLGSMAVKTDHTTEVIYEAMRQVLAARAIHNIFRMTESHLMVTSQTLRLIDPQTQVSRACFELTSVTQFAAHQENKRLVGFVIRVPESTGEESLSTYIFESNSEGEKICYAINLGKEIIEVQKDPEALAQLMLSVPLTNDGKYVLLNDQSDGTGGSPGDSRGAESEA; this is translated from the exons ACGCGCTCCTTGCTGAGTGTATTTGAAGAAGATGCTGGCACCCTCACAGACTACACCAACCAGCTGCTGCAGGCCATGCAACGTGTCTATGGAGCACAG AACGAAATGTGCCTGGCCACTCAGCAGCTCTCGAAGCAGCTACTGGCATATGAAAAACAG AATTTTGCTCTGGGCAAAGGCGATGAAGAGGTCATTTCTACACTACATTATTTTtccaaagtgatggatgag CTCAATGGTCTCCACACAGAGCTGGCCAAGCAGCTGGCAGACACTATGGTTCTTCCTGTCATACGGTTTCGCGAAAAGGACCTCACAG AAGTCAGCACTTTGAAGGATCTCTTTGGGCTCGCCAGCAATG AGCATGACCTTTCAATGGCAAAGTACAGCAGGCTCCCTAAGAAGAAGGAGAACGAGCGG GTGAAGACTGAAGTCGGGAAAGAGGTGGCGTCTGCGCGGCGGAAGCAGCACCTGTCTTCCCTCCAGTACTACTGCGCACTCAACGCGCTGCAGTACCGCAAGCGGATGGCGATGATGGAACCCTTGATAGGCTTTGCCCACGGACAG ATTAACTTTTTCAAGAGAGGAGCAGAGATGTTCTCCAAAAGTATGGACGGGTTCTTGTCATCCGTTACAGGCATGGTTCAGAG CATTCAGGTGgaactggaagctgaggcagacaaGATGCGCGTGTCCCAGCAGGAGCTGCTTTCGGTCGATGAATCTGTTTACACTCCGGACAGTGATGTGGCCACACCACAGATCAACAGGAACCTCATCCAGAAGGCTGGCTACCTCAATCTCAGAAA CAAGACAGGACTGGTCACCACCACCTGGGAGAGGCTGTACTTCTTCACGCAAGGCGGGAACCTCATGTGCCAGCCCAGGGGAGCCGTGGCCGGAGGCCTGATTCAGGACCTGGACAACTGCTCTGTGATGGCCGTGGACTGCGAGGACCGGCGATACTGCTTCCAGATCTCCACGCCCAGCGGCAAACC GGGGATAATTCTCCAAGCAGAGAGCAGAAAGGAATACGAAGAG TGGATATGTGCGGTAAACAACATCTCCAGGCAGATCTACCTGACAGACAACCCAGAG GCCGTAGCCATCAAGCTGAACCAGACGGCTCTTCAGGCGGTGACTCCAATTACAAGCTTTGGGAAAAAACAAGAAAGCTCTTGCTCCAG tcaAAACATGAAAAATTCAGACACAGAAAATGACAAGACTGTTCCACAAGCAGCAGGCAGCCCTCCTGACACAGAGGAACTGATTGCACCAGGGACACCCATTCAGTTTGATATTGTACTTCCTGCATCAGAATTCCTCGATCAGAACAGGGGCAGCAG GCGCACCAACCCTTTCGGTGAGTCGGAGGATGCGTCCTTCCCCGAAGCAGAAG ATTCTCTTCTGCAGCAGATGTTCATCGTTCGGTTTTTGGGGTCAATGGCAGTTAAGACAGATCACACTACTGAAGTGATTTATGAAGCAATGAGACAAGTCCTGGCTGCTCGGGCTATCCACAACATCTTCCGCATGACAGAGTCCCATCTGATGGTTACCAGTCAAACTCTGAG GTTGATAGACCCTCAAACTCAAGTGTCAAGAGCCTGC TTTGAACTTACCAGTGTCACACAGTTTGCTgctcatcaagaaaacaaaagactggTTGGCTTTGTCATCCGAGTGCCGGAGTCCACAGGAGAAGAGTCCCTGAGCACATACATTTTTGAAAGCAACTCAGAAGGCGAAaag ATATGTTATGCTATTAATTTGGGGAAAGAAATTATTGAGGTCCAAAAG
- the Appl2 gene encoding DCC-interacting protein 13-beta isoform X3, whose product MPAVDKLLLEEALQDSPQTRSLLSVFEEDAGTLTDYTNQLLQAMQRVYGAQNEMCLATQQLSKQLLAYEKQNFALGKGDEEVISTLHYFSKVMDELNGLHTELAKQLADTMVLPVIRFREKDLTEVSTLKDLFGLASNEHDLSMAKYSRLPKKKENERVKTEVGKEVASARRKQHLSSLQYYCALNALQYRKRMAMMEPLIGFAHGQINFFKRGAEMFSKSMDGFLSSVTGMVQSIQVELEAEADKMRVSQQELLSVDESVYTPDSDVATPQINRNLIQKAGYLNLRNKTGLVTTTWERLYFFTQGGNLMCQPRGAVAGGLIQDLDNCSVMAVDCEDRRYCFQISTPSGKPGIILQAESRKEYEEWICAVNNISRQIYLTDNPEVIGTCLHSTASQNMKNSDTENDKTVPQAAGSPPDTEELIAPGTPIQFDIVLPASEFLDQNRGSRRTNPFGESEDASFPEAEDSLLQQMFIVRFLGSMAVKTDHTTEVIYEAMRQVLAARAIHNIFRMTESHLMVTSQTLRLIDPQTQVSRACFELTSVTQFAAHQENKRLVGFVIRVPESTGEESLSTYIFESNSEGEKICYAINLGKEIIEVQKDPEALAQLMLSVPLTNDGKYVLLNDQSDGTGGSPGDSRGAESEA is encoded by the exons ACGCGCTCCTTGCTGAGTGTATTTGAAGAAGATGCTGGCACCCTCACAGACTACACCAACCAGCTGCTGCAGGCCATGCAACGTGTCTATGGAGCACAG AACGAAATGTGCCTGGCCACTCAGCAGCTCTCGAAGCAGCTACTGGCATATGAAAAACAG AATTTTGCTCTGGGCAAAGGCGATGAAGAGGTCATTTCTACACTACATTATTTTtccaaagtgatggatgag CTCAATGGTCTCCACACAGAGCTGGCCAAGCAGCTGGCAGACACTATGGTTCTTCCTGTCATACGGTTTCGCGAAAAGGACCTCACAG AAGTCAGCACTTTGAAGGATCTCTTTGGGCTCGCCAGCAATG AGCATGACCTTTCAATGGCAAAGTACAGCAGGCTCCCTAAGAAGAAGGAGAACGAGCGG GTGAAGACTGAAGTCGGGAAAGAGGTGGCGTCTGCGCGGCGGAAGCAGCACCTGTCTTCCCTCCAGTACTACTGCGCACTCAACGCGCTGCAGTACCGCAAGCGGATGGCGATGATGGAACCCTTGATAGGCTTTGCCCACGGACAG ATTAACTTTTTCAAGAGAGGAGCAGAGATGTTCTCCAAAAGTATGGACGGGTTCTTGTCATCCGTTACAGGCATGGTTCAGAG CATTCAGGTGgaactggaagctgaggcagacaaGATGCGCGTGTCCCAGCAGGAGCTGCTTTCGGTCGATGAATCTGTTTACACTCCGGACAGTGATGTGGCCACACCACAGATCAACAGGAACCTCATCCAGAAGGCTGGCTACCTCAATCTCAGAAA CAAGACAGGACTGGTCACCACCACCTGGGAGAGGCTGTACTTCTTCACGCAAGGCGGGAACCTCATGTGCCAGCCCAGGGGAGCCGTGGCCGGAGGCCTGATTCAGGACCTGGACAACTGCTCTGTGATGGCCGTGGACTGCGAGGACCGGCGATACTGCTTCCAGATCTCCACGCCCAGCGGCAAACC GGGGATAATTCTCCAAGCAGAGAGCAGAAAGGAATACGAAGAG TGGATATGTGCGGTAAACAACATCTCCAGGCAGATCTACCTGACAGACAACCCAGAGGTAATTGGCACCTGCCTGCACTCCACTGCAAG tcaAAACATGAAAAATTCAGACACAGAAAATGACAAGACTGTTCCACAAGCAGCAGGCAGCCCTCCTGACACAGAGGAACTGATTGCACCAGGGACACCCATTCAGTTTGATATTGTACTTCCTGCATCAGAATTCCTCGATCAGAACAGGGGCAGCAG GCGCACCAACCCTTTCGGTGAGTCGGAGGATGCGTCCTTCCCCGAAGCAGAAG ATTCTCTTCTGCAGCAGATGTTCATCGTTCGGTTTTTGGGGTCAATGGCAGTTAAGACAGATCACACTACTGAAGTGATTTATGAAGCAATGAGACAAGTCCTGGCTGCTCGGGCTATCCACAACATCTTCCGCATGACAGAGTCCCATCTGATGGTTACCAGTCAAACTCTGAG GTTGATAGACCCTCAAACTCAAGTGTCAAGAGCCTGC TTTGAACTTACCAGTGTCACACAGTTTGCTgctcatcaagaaaacaaaagactggTTGGCTTTGTCATCCGAGTGCCGGAGTCCACAGGAGAAGAGTCCCTGAGCACATACATTTTTGAAAGCAACTCAGAAGGCGAAaag ATATGTTATGCTATTAATTTGGGGAAAGAAATTATTGAGGTCCAAAAG